The following nucleotide sequence is from Deinococcus radiotolerans.
TCAGGGCTCCCCTGGCACGGTCGGTCCAGGCGACCGTGCCTTCGCGTTCAAGTCAGTCAAACGTCTGACTGAGCATAGTGGGGGGAACGCCCCAGACCCTGAGCGGCACTTCATGCCATCTTGGCCCGTGGACGCCTCACCCCCCAGCCGACGGACGCAGATCATCAGCGCCGCGCTGCAGCGGTTCCGGACCCACGCCGTGTCTGGCACGACGCTGCGCGATCTCGCACAGGCCGCGGGCATGCCGATCGGCAACCTGTACTACTACTTCAAATCCCGCGATGACCTCCTGCTGGCCGTACTGGAGGAATGCGAGCGGGAACTCGACGTGCTCCTGGACCGCTGGGCGCCCCTGGCCCCCCTCGACTGGCTGACCGCGTATTTCGACTGGTTGCTGCTGGACCCGGAGGCGTCGACGACCCTCGGGTGCCCGTTCGGCACGCTGGCCGGCGAACTGCGGGCCCTGGGTCACCCCGCAGCGGAGCGGGGCGCGCAACTCGTGCGGCGCTACCGCACCGCCGTGGTCCGGCAAACC
It contains:
- a CDS encoding TetR/AcrR family transcriptional regulator, whose product is MDASPPSRRTQIISAALQRFRTHAVSGTTLRDLAQAAGMPIGNLYYYFKSRDDLLLAVLEECERELDVLLDRWAPLAPLDWLTAYFDWLLLDPEASTTLGCPFGTLAGELRALGHPAAERGAQLVRRYRTAVVRQTAAAGIQTDVFMAVQGVYTVSRILADPALFEQSIREIRDGTLPRQPQATL